In Electrophorus electricus isolate fEleEle1 chromosome 14, fEleEle1.pri, whole genome shotgun sequence, a single window of DNA contains:
- the myocd gene encoding myocardin isoform X5, which translates to MTLLGSEHSVLIRNKFRSVLQLRLQQRRTREQLADQGIMPPLKSPAAFHEQRRSLERSKTGDYLKHKIGSRPEKSELISMHILQDSAVEGSAQEPPNKLRRARLADDLNEKIALRPGPLELVEKNIIPVDSSLKEAAVKANHGKFPKQEDSYAFEEDSGSESLSPEHPLSDESQSSAGALAESKASSAPSPSQGSHENATQNHEESSSVPPTQTVPAIRVPAIIKSKTSDKSRPKKPKDVKPKVKKLKYHQYIPPDQKAEKSPPPMDSAYARLLQQQQLFLQLQILSQQKQQQQGTRQPATAQSFGYGPPQQNPLAKQAGERDAPDGSGSTSPVKSSYCGPAGVSPVRPGPLPANLDDLKVSELRQQLRIRGLPVSGTKTALIERLRPYKDPSCSSPSSSGDITTVTFPVTPTGSSYQSPGSTMSHTGGYYPFCSTGSTPPISPASSDLSVGGSLPDSFSDVALSSPRFGLQPSPTPPSADESPAAGGCPHGDAPEGLDTEKDKMLVEKQKVIEELTWKLHQEQRQVEELRMQLHKRKRTHGGPPEPPPPPHPLRPQPPAHMQQHFFGVSVKQEHVASSCPLASKQPKCGPPGSCIEGMGHCGLGGPASGSPSGLSAYLSPQCSPQDSPVTKSSSSPQPSSLPSSPSHPYLLTPPLGRDSCSHPLPHGGARPHPMQLQQKGACQPVSCSYAPDQRSMQPMYENSLMTRGSPKVKTPDMQAKMALLHCGRHIGHKCDFSSTALCSSASPASAVRQPPCYEDAVQQQMTRSQQMDELLDVLIESGEMPANAKEGRCPVTKVVPHLTVPPSSAGAAAIPKFHRHYGHVAASMMPYEHAAADCHLEVLLGSPMTRPGDIMPLKMAAEDAPLEEVGEGFAGHRHDDKLLGNRDMMDTPLSPMATKVSPVATDSQGLGMTYTESPWEAMEWLDLTPPSSATAFGSGMPPAGPSIFNTEFLDVTDINLNSAMDLHLEHW; encoded by the exons CCCTGAAGAGCCCGGCTGCATTCCATGAGCAGAGGAGAAGTCTGGAGCGATCCAAG ACTGGAGATTATCTGAAGCATAAAATCGGCAGTAGACCAGAGAAATCGGAACTTATCAGCATGCATATCCTACAAG ACTCAGCCGTCGAGGGCTCTGCTCAGGAACCACCGAACAAACTGAGGCGTGCCCGGCTTGCGGACGACCTCAACGAGAAGATCGCCCTGAGACCAGGCCCTCTGGAGCTGGTTGAGAAGAACATCATTCCTGTGGACTCCAGCCTTAAAGAGGCCGCTGTGAAAG CGAACCATGGGAAGTTCCCCAAACAGGAGGACTCGTACGCGTTCGAGGAGGACAGCGGTAGCGAGAGCCTGTCTCCGGAGCATCCCCTCAGTGACGAGTCCCAGAGCTCAGCCGGAGCCTTGGCCGAGAGCAAAGCCAGCAGTGCcccctcaccctcacag GGCTCACATGAAAATGCTACTCAGAACCATGAAGAAAGCAGCAGCGTGCCGCCCACCCAGACAGTTCCAGCCATCCGAGTTCCTGCCATCATCAAG TCCAAAACGTCGGACAAGAGCCGGCCCAAGAAGCCCAAGGATGTGAAGCCGAAGGTGAAGAAGCTTAAGTACCACCAGTACATCCCACCGGACCAGAAGGCGGAGAAGTCGCCTCCACCCATGGACTCGGCCTACGCCCGCCTGCTGCAGCAACAGCAGCTGTTCCTGCAGCTGCAGATCCTCAGCCAGCAGAAGCAACAGCAGCAGGGGACGCGCCAGCCGGCCACGGCCCAGAGCTTCGGCTACGGCCCGCCACAGCAGAATCCGCTGGCCAA gcaggcaggcgaGCGGGACGCGCCCGACGGCTCCGGCTCCACGTCTCCGGTGAAGAGCTCCTACTGCGGTCCGGCCGGCGTCTCGCCCGTCAGACCAGGGCCTCTGCCCGCCAACCTCGACGACTTGAAA GTGTCCGAGCTCCGGCAGCAGCTGAGAATACGAGGCCTCCCTGTGTCCGGCACCAAGACGGCCCTGATCGAGAGGCTGCGACCTTACAAAGACCCGAGCTGCAGTTCGCCCTCCTCCTCTGGAGACATCACCACAGTGACCTTCCCGGTGACACCCACCGGCTCCTCCTACCAGTCTCCCGGCTCCACCATGTCGCACACGGGCGGCTACTACCCCTTCTGCAGCACCGGCTCCACACCGCCTATCTCACCCGCCTCCTCAGACCTGTCCGTGGGCGGCTCCCTGCCCGACAGCTTCAGTGACGTGGCTTTGTCATCGCCGCGGTTCGGCCTGCAGCCTTCGCCCACGCCGCCGAGCGCTGACGAGAGCCCTGCGGCGGGCGGCTGCCCGCACGGAGATGCCCCGGAGGGCCTGGACACCGAGAAGGACAAGATGCTCGTGGAGAAGCAGAAGGTGATCGAGGAGCTGACGTGGAAGCTGCACCAGGAGCAGCGGCAGGTGGAGGAGCTGCGCATGCAGCTGCACAAGCGCAAGCGCACCCACGGCGGCCCGCCCgagcccccgcccccgccccacCCGCTCCGCCCACAGCCCCCGGCCCACATGCAGCAGCACTTTTTCGGGGTGTCCGTCAAGCAGGAGCACGTGGCCTCCAGCTGCCCGCTGGCCTCGAAGCAGCCCAAGTGCGGGCCCCCGGGCAGCTGCATCGAGGGTATGGGGCACTGCGGCCTGGGCGGCCCCGCTTCCGGGAGCCCCTCCGGGCTGTCGGCCTACCTGAGCCCTCAGTGCTCGCCCCAGGACTCCCCCGTCACCAAGAGCTCCAGCAGCCCGCAGCCTAGCAGCCTCCCATCCTCACCCAGCCACCCGTACCTGCTCACGCCTCCCCTGGGCAGGGACAGCTGTTCTCACCCCTTGCCGCATGGTGGAGCCAGACCACACCCCATGCAG ctccaGCAGAAGGGTGCCTGCCAGCCCGTAAGCTGCTCCTATGCACCTGACCAAAGAAGCATGCAGCCCATGTACGAGAACAGCCTCATGACCAGGGGGTCTCCCAAGGTCAAGACCCCAGACATGCAGGCGAAG ATGGCACTGTTGCACTGTGGCAGGCACATTGGCCATAAGTGTGACTTCTCCTCCACTGCCTTGTGTAGCTCAGCCTCTCCTGCATCTGCCGTTAGGCAGCCGCCCTGCTACGAGGATGCAGTGCAGCAG CAGATGACCAGAAGCCAGCAAATGGACGAACTTCTCGATGTCCTTATTGAGAGCGGAG aaatgcCAGCTAACGCCAAAGAAGGGAGGTGCCCTGTAACCAAAGTTGTGCCTCACCTTACAGTTCCACCCAGCAGCGCTGGCGCCGCGGCCATCCCAAAGTTCCACAGACACTACGGCCACGTGGCAGCCTCTATGATGCCATACGAGCACGCTGCCGCGGACTGCCACCTGGAGGTGCTCCTGGGGAGCCCCATGACCCGGCCGGGCGACATCATGCCGCTGAAGATGGCCGCCGAGGACGCCCCACTGGAGGAGGTCGGAGAGGGATTCGCAGGCCATCGCCACGATGACAAGTTGCTAGGCAACCGCGACATGATGGACACCCCTTTGAGCCCCATGGCCACCAAAGTGTCGCCAGTGGCCACCGACAGCCAAGGGCTCGGGATGACCTATACGGAATCGCCGTGGGAGGCCATGGAATGGCTGGATTTGACTCCGCCCAGCTCAGCTACGGCGTTCGGCAGCGGAATGCCTCCGGCTGGACCCAGCATCTTCAACACGGAATTCCTAGATGTGACGGACATCAACTTGAACTCTGCCATGGACTTGCACCTAGAGCACTGGTGA
- the myocd gene encoding myocardin isoform X9, whose product MNAVKSSQRPEQSVQRDCRNQEAPSGPTSLRATPQPRSHTKNVLQLRLQQRRTREQLADQGIMPPLKSPAAFHEQRRSLERSKTGDYLKHKIGSRPEKSELISMHILQDSAVEGSAQEPPNKLRRARLADDLNEKIALRPGPLELVEKNIIPVDSSLKEAAVKANHGKFPKQEDSYAFEEDSGSESLSPEHPLSDESQSSAGALAESKASSAPSPSQGSHENATQNHEESSSVPPTQTVPAIRVPAIIKSKTSDKSRPKKPKDVKPKVKKLKYHQYIPPDQKAEKSPPPMDSAYARLLQQQQLFLQLQILSQQKQQQQGTRQPATAQSFGYGPPQQNPLAKQAGERDAPDGSGSTSPVKSSYCGPAGVSPVRPGPLPANLDDLKVSELRQQLRIRGLPVSGTKTALIERLRPYKDPSCSSPSSSGDITTVTFPVTPTGSSYQSPGSTMSHTGGYYPFCSTGSTPPISPASSDLSVGGSLPDSFSDVALSSPRFGLQPSPTPPSADESPAAGGCPHGDAPEGLDTEKDKMLVEKQKVIEELTWKLHQEQRQVEELRMQLHKRKRTHGGPPEPPPPPHPLRPQPPAHMQQHFFGVSVKQEHVASSCPLASKQPKCGPPGSCIEGMGHCGLGGPASGSPSGLSAYLSPQCSPQDSPVTKSSSSPQPSSLPSSPSHPYLLTPPLGRDSCSHPLPHGGARPHPMQLQQKGACQPVSCSYAPDQRSMQPMYENSLMTRGSPKVKTPDMQAKMTRSQQMDELLDVLIESGVPPSSAGAAAIPKFHRHYGHVAASMMPYEHAAADCHLEVLLGSPMTRPGDIMPLKMAAEDAPLEEVGEGFAGHRHDDKLLGNRDMMDTPLSPMATKVSPVATDSQGLGMTYTESPWEAMEWLDLTPPSSATAFGSGMPPAGPSIFNTEFLDVTDINLNSAMDLHLEHW is encoded by the exons CCCTGAAGAGCCCGGCTGCATTCCATGAGCAGAGGAGAAGTCTGGAGCGATCCAAG ACTGGAGATTATCTGAAGCATAAAATCGGCAGTAGACCAGAGAAATCGGAACTTATCAGCATGCATATCCTACAAG ACTCAGCCGTCGAGGGCTCTGCTCAGGAACCACCGAACAAACTGAGGCGTGCCCGGCTTGCGGACGACCTCAACGAGAAGATCGCCCTGAGACCAGGCCCTCTGGAGCTGGTTGAGAAGAACATCATTCCTGTGGACTCCAGCCTTAAAGAGGCCGCTGTGAAAG CGAACCATGGGAAGTTCCCCAAACAGGAGGACTCGTACGCGTTCGAGGAGGACAGCGGTAGCGAGAGCCTGTCTCCGGAGCATCCCCTCAGTGACGAGTCCCAGAGCTCAGCCGGAGCCTTGGCCGAGAGCAAAGCCAGCAGTGCcccctcaccctcacag GGCTCACATGAAAATGCTACTCAGAACCATGAAGAAAGCAGCAGCGTGCCGCCCACCCAGACAGTTCCAGCCATCCGAGTTCCTGCCATCATCAAG TCCAAAACGTCGGACAAGAGCCGGCCCAAGAAGCCCAAGGATGTGAAGCCGAAGGTGAAGAAGCTTAAGTACCACCAGTACATCCCACCGGACCAGAAGGCGGAGAAGTCGCCTCCACCCATGGACTCGGCCTACGCCCGCCTGCTGCAGCAACAGCAGCTGTTCCTGCAGCTGCAGATCCTCAGCCAGCAGAAGCAACAGCAGCAGGGGACGCGCCAGCCGGCCACGGCCCAGAGCTTCGGCTACGGCCCGCCACAGCAGAATCCGCTGGCCAA gcaggcaggcgaGCGGGACGCGCCCGACGGCTCCGGCTCCACGTCTCCGGTGAAGAGCTCCTACTGCGGTCCGGCCGGCGTCTCGCCCGTCAGACCAGGGCCTCTGCCCGCCAACCTCGACGACTTGAAA GTGTCCGAGCTCCGGCAGCAGCTGAGAATACGAGGCCTCCCTGTGTCCGGCACCAAGACGGCCCTGATCGAGAGGCTGCGACCTTACAAAGACCCGAGCTGCAGTTCGCCCTCCTCCTCTGGAGACATCACCACAGTGACCTTCCCGGTGACACCCACCGGCTCCTCCTACCAGTCTCCCGGCTCCACCATGTCGCACACGGGCGGCTACTACCCCTTCTGCAGCACCGGCTCCACACCGCCTATCTCACCCGCCTCCTCAGACCTGTCCGTGGGCGGCTCCCTGCCCGACAGCTTCAGTGACGTGGCTTTGTCATCGCCGCGGTTCGGCCTGCAGCCTTCGCCCACGCCGCCGAGCGCTGACGAGAGCCCTGCGGCGGGCGGCTGCCCGCACGGAGATGCCCCGGAGGGCCTGGACACCGAGAAGGACAAGATGCTCGTGGAGAAGCAGAAGGTGATCGAGGAGCTGACGTGGAAGCTGCACCAGGAGCAGCGGCAGGTGGAGGAGCTGCGCATGCAGCTGCACAAGCGCAAGCGCACCCACGGCGGCCCGCCCgagcccccgcccccgccccacCCGCTCCGCCCACAGCCCCCGGCCCACATGCAGCAGCACTTTTTCGGGGTGTCCGTCAAGCAGGAGCACGTGGCCTCCAGCTGCCCGCTGGCCTCGAAGCAGCCCAAGTGCGGGCCCCCGGGCAGCTGCATCGAGGGTATGGGGCACTGCGGCCTGGGCGGCCCCGCTTCCGGGAGCCCCTCCGGGCTGTCGGCCTACCTGAGCCCTCAGTGCTCGCCCCAGGACTCCCCCGTCACCAAGAGCTCCAGCAGCCCGCAGCCTAGCAGCCTCCCATCCTCACCCAGCCACCCGTACCTGCTCACGCCTCCCCTGGGCAGGGACAGCTGTTCTCACCCCTTGCCGCATGGTGGAGCCAGACCACACCCCATGCAG ctccaGCAGAAGGGTGCCTGCCAGCCCGTAAGCTGCTCCTATGCACCTGACCAAAGAAGCATGCAGCCCATGTACGAGAACAGCCTCATGACCAGGGGGTCTCCCAAGGTCAAGACCCCAGACATGCAGGCGAAG ATGACCAGAAGCCAGCAAATGGACGAACTTCTCGATGTCCTTATTGAGAGCGGAG TTCCACCCAGCAGCGCTGGCGCCGCGGCCATCCCAAAGTTCCACAGACACTACGGCCACGTGGCAGCCTCTATGATGCCATACGAGCACGCTGCCGCGGACTGCCACCTGGAGGTGCTCCTGGGGAGCCCCATGACCCGGCCGGGCGACATCATGCCGCTGAAGATGGCCGCCGAGGACGCCCCACTGGAGGAGGTCGGAGAGGGATTCGCAGGCCATCGCCACGATGACAAGTTGCTAGGCAACCGCGACATGATGGACACCCCTTTGAGCCCCATGGCCACCAAAGTGTCGCCAGTGGCCACCGACAGCCAAGGGCTCGGGATGACCTATACGGAATCGCCGTGGGAGGCCATGGAATGGCTGGATTTGACTCCGCCCAGCTCAGCTACGGCGTTCGGCAGCGGAATGCCTCCGGCTGGACCCAGCATCTTCAACACGGAATTCCTAGATGTGACGGACATCAACTTGAACTCTGCCATGGACTTGCACCTAGAGCACTGGTGA